A window of the Desulfobacula toluolica Tol2 genome harbors these coding sequences:
- a CDS encoding CoB--CoM heterodisulfide reductase iron-sulfur subunit A family protein, with translation MTINNLTPYEEPRIGVFVCDCGSNIAGHMDCTDVAEYAKTLPHVVYVKENLYTCSEAGIGEIKKAIKEQNLTRVVVASCSPRTHHPLFSSSCAEAGLNPYLFEMVNIRDQCSWVHMGKREEATQKAKELIAMGVAKSAGLEPQKEIESSLIRKILVIGGGIAGLSAAQALSDMNLDIILVEKTPSLGGLLRQVHHLDTGGSAEQTLSEIVDDIQSKSNITCYTSATVKETGGYIGNYDIKIETQDGLIEEHVGCIVVATGAVPLIPEGLYGYDGKNVISLMQLEQLLKKDELAAKRVVFIQCAGARTKEKEYCSRICCTIGVKNAMLIKEKFPLTDVRVLYRDMQMYGTHKEQMLWDARGKGIRFDVYGPDNPPQVKNGKVTFFQAVTGKNVEVDADLVVLSTPLVPRSDSGSLANMLRVPTDQNGFFLEAHAKLRPLDFAADGIFVCGSGRYPATSTEARTQGIGVASRVAAILFKEKLVKSAIVAQIDPDSCVGCMACLSMCPYEAITYNGDKHICEINEILCKGCGNCAATCPSHSAQLRGFKPDQLMAQIGAA, from the coding sequence ATGACTATAAATAATTTAACACCTTATGAAGAGCCTCGCATCGGTGTCTTTGTTTGTGACTGCGGTTCAAATATTGCCGGACATATGGATTGTACTGATGTTGCGGAATATGCCAAAACTCTTCCTCATGTCGTGTATGTAAAGGAAAATCTTTATACCTGCTCTGAAGCCGGGATTGGGGAAATTAAAAAAGCCATCAAAGAGCAGAATCTGACCCGGGTTGTCGTGGCATCATGTTCACCAAGAACCCATCATCCTTTGTTTTCAAGTTCCTGTGCTGAAGCAGGTTTAAATCCTTATCTTTTTGAGATGGTCAATATCAGGGACCAGTGTTCCTGGGTCCATATGGGAAAAAGAGAAGAGGCCACTCAAAAGGCCAAAGAGCTGATTGCCATGGGTGTTGCCAAGAGTGCCGGGTTGGAGCCTCAAAAAGAGATTGAATCTTCTTTGATCAGAAAAATTCTGGTTATTGGCGGGGGGATTGCAGGGTTATCTGCTGCCCAGGCATTGTCAGACATGAATCTGGACATCATCCTGGTGGAAAAAACCCCCAGTCTTGGAGGTCTTTTAAGACAGGTTCATCATCTTGATACAGGGGGAAGTGCTGAGCAAACCCTTTCTGAAATTGTTGATGATATTCAATCAAAATCCAATATTACCTGTTATACCAGTGCAACAGTCAAAGAAACGGGCGGATATATTGGTAATTATGATATTAAAATAGAGACACAAGATGGTCTGATTGAAGAACATGTCGGCTGTATAGTGGTTGCCACTGGTGCAGTGCCGCTCATCCCGGAAGGCCTTTATGGGTATGACGGTAAAAATGTCATCTCATTAATGCAGCTTGAACAATTGCTTAAAAAAGATGAGCTTGCTGCAAAAAGGGTTGTTTTTATCCAGTGTGCAGGAGCCAGGACCAAAGAAAAAGAATATTGCTCAAGAATCTGCTGTACCATTGGGGTTAAAAATGCCATGCTGATCAAAGAAAAATTTCCTTTGACCGATGTCAGGGTTCTTTATCGAGACATGCAGATGTATGGTACTCATAAAGAGCAGATGCTCTGGGATGCCAGGGGAAAAGGTATCAGGTTTGATGTGTACGGCCCTGATAATCCACCACAAGTGAAAAATGGAAAAGTGACGTTTTTTCAAGCTGTTACCGGCAAGAATGTGGAAGTTGATGCAGATCTTGTTGTCCTGTCCACCCCCCTTGTGCCGAGAAGTGATTCAGGGTCCCTGGCTAATATGTTGCGTGTTCCCACGGACCAGAATGGATTTTTCCTGGAAGCCCATGCAAAGCTTCGTCCCCTTGATTTTGCTGCAGACGGTATTTTTGTCTGCGGATCAGGACGTTATCCTGCCACATCCACTGAAGCCAGAACTCAAGGCATTGGTGTGGCTTCAAGGGTGGCAGCCATTTTATTCAAGGAAAAACTGGTAAAAAGTGCAATTGTGGCACAGATTGATCCTGATTCTTGTGTGGGGTGTATGGCATGTCTTTCCATGTGTCCTTATGAAGCCATTACCTATAATGGGGATAAACATATTTGTGAAATCAATGAAATTCTTTGCAAAGGATGCGGGAATTGTGCAGCGACCTGTCCGTCCCATAGTGCGCAGCTTAGAGGTTTTAAACCCGATCAATTGATGGCACAGATCGGGGCGGCGTAA
- a CDS encoding hydrogenase iron-sulfur subunit, which produces MSKDFNPRILTFACNWCSYAAADLAGVSRFQYPPNMRIIRVMCSGGINPNYILKAFEKGADGVLVSGUHIGDCHYLDGNVKAQKMFKMTGEFLKLLGIDSQRVRIEWISSAEGTRFAEVANEFTQTIKALGPANIQKVA; this is translated from the coding sequence ATGTCAAAAGATTTTAATCCGCGGATTTTAACATTTGCCTGCAACTGGTGTTCATATGCAGCAGCAGATCTTGCAGGTGTCAGCCGGTTTCAGTATCCGCCCAATATGAGAATTATCAGGGTTATGTGTTCAGGCGGTATCAATCCCAATTATATTTTGAAAGCATTTGAAAAGGGAGCAGACGGTGTTCTGGTTTCAGGCTGACACATTGGTGATTGTCATTACCTGGACGGTAATGTAAAGGCTCAGAAAATGTTTAAAATGACGGGTGAATTTTTAAAACTTTTGGGAATTGATTCACAAAGAGTCCGTATAGAATGGATTTCTTCTGCTGAAGGAACAAGGTTTGCAGAAGTTGCCAATGAATTTACTCAAACCATAAAAGCCTTGGGGCCTGCCAATATACAAAAGGTGGCCTGA
- a CDS encoding 4Fe-4S dicluster domain-containing protein, producing MLDVGRHPNIKLLAYSELEKIEGEAGNFTATVKRKARYVDENKCTGCGACAQACPTPVLDLYNEGHAQRKAIYSWFAQGIPSTHAIDPDHCRVLTGKKCGICQKKCEADAIDFEQKDAILELSVGAIIVSTGYDVFDPAKIPEYRYTQLDNVITAMEFERFLSASGPTAGHIYRPSDRKVKATISDLEKKVKKSQKALDRFEKNHGIKSDEFYSAYKAGSLNPGEDLEKDQDNWAKKYAAHLENAIPLEDLKEKAKGFTTAKNIAFIQCVGSRDLRFYPFCSGYCCMHSIKEAIIAHEHDNDTHSVIFGMDIRAVGKGFEEYKIRGGNNSNVSYKRSRVAEITKNADESPVLIYEDTQKQKVEKQAFDLVVLATACGPVKGAQKISDTLGIDLDRYGFFKTDPANPLDTSKEGIYVCGCAHSPMDIPESVAQASSAAARAAQTVIKKNDKKAS from the coding sequence ATGCTGGATGTCGGTCGACATCCCAATATAAAACTTCTGGCGTATAGTGAACTTGAGAAAATAGAGGGTGAAGCAGGAAATTTTACTGCAACTGTAAAAAGAAAAGCAAGATATGTGGACGAAAACAAATGCACGGGCTGCGGTGCCTGCGCACAAGCGTGTCCCACACCTGTTCTGGATTTGTATAATGAAGGGCATGCACAAAGAAAAGCCATATATTCATGGTTTGCACAGGGGATTCCATCCACCCATGCTATTGACCCGGATCATTGCCGGGTATTGACAGGAAAAAAATGCGGGATCTGCCAGAAAAAATGTGAAGCAGATGCCATTGATTTTGAGCAAAAAGACGCTATTCTTGAACTTTCAGTGGGTGCAATCATTGTGTCAACAGGGTATGATGTGTTTGATCCGGCTAAAATACCTGAATATCGGTATACCCAATTGGACAATGTGATAACCGCAATGGAATTTGAAAGGTTTTTATCTGCTTCCGGCCCTACGGCAGGGCATATTTACCGTCCTTCCGACCGGAAGGTAAAAGCAACCATATCGGATCTTGAAAAAAAGGTTAAAAAATCCCAAAAAGCATTGGACCGGTTTGAAAAGAACCATGGTATAAAAAGCGATGAATTTTATTCAGCCTATAAGGCCGGCAGTTTGAATCCGGGTGAAGATCTTGAAAAAGATCAGGACAACTGGGCTAAAAAATATGCTGCTCATCTTGAGAATGCGATTCCCCTTGAAGATTTAAAAGAAAAAGCCAAAGGATTTACAACCGCAAAGAATATCGCCTTTATTCAATGCGTGGGATCAAGGGATTTAAGGTTTTATCCGTTTTGTTCCGGATATTGCTGCATGCATTCCATCAAAGAGGCTATTATTGCTCATGAACATGACAATGACACCCATTCGGTTATTTTTGGAATGGATATCAGGGCAGTCGGTAAAGGTTTTGAAGAGTATAAAATTCGCGGGGGCAATAATTCCAATGTCTCCTATAAACGGTCCAGGGTAGCTGAAATTACAAAGAATGCAGATGAAAGTCCGGTTCTGATTTATGAAGATACCCAGAAACAGAAAGTGGAAAAACAGGCCTTTGATCTGGTTGTTCTGGCCACTGCCTGTGGGCCTGTAAAAGGAGCTCAGAAAATTTCAGATACATTGGGGATTGATCTTGACCGGTATGGATTTTTTAAAACCGATCCTGCAAATCCTCTGGATACATCCAAAGAAGGCATTTATGTCTGCGGGTGTGCCCACAGCCCCATGGATATCCCTGAATCCGTTGCCCAGGCAAGTTCTGCTGCTGCAAGAGCAGCTCAGACTGTGATAAAAAAAAATGATAAAAAGGCATCATAA
- a CDS encoding FAD-dependent oxidoreductase, protein MTKDILVLGGGIAGIQSSLDLAEMGFKVHLVESLPSIGGKMAQLDKTFPTNDCAI, encoded by the coding sequence GTGACAAAGGATATACTTGTCCTTGGCGGAGGAATTGCCGGGATTCAGTCTTCACTGGATCTGGCGGAGATGGGGTTCAAGGTCCACCTTGTGGAGAGCCTTCCTTCCATTGGCGGGAAAATGGCTCAGCTTGACAAGACGTTCCCTACCAATGACTGTGCCATCTGA
- a CDS encoding hydrogenase iron-sulfur subunit, whose protein sequence is MSDNNFEPHIVCFLCTWUAYAAADLAGVSRMQYPANIRIIRVMCSGSVSPHHMLRAFQQGVDGVFVGGUHLSECNYLYGNYSTEKRVAVLSQMLDFCGVEKERLRARWVSSAEAPEFVEEINHFIDTLKKLGPSPLKKKSSKNVA, encoded by the coding sequence ATGAGCGACAATAATTTTGAGCCCCATATAGTATGTTTCCTGTGTACCTGGTGAGCATATGCAGCTGCTGACCTGGCTGGGGTCAGTCGTATGCAGTACCCGGCAAATATCCGTATAATCCGGGTAATGTGTTCAGGGAGCGTGTCTCCCCATCATATGCTACGCGCCTTTCAACAAGGTGTTGACGGTGTTTTTGTGGGTGGTTGACATTTGAGCGAATGCAATTACCTGTATGGTAATTATTCTACGGAAAAAAGAGTAGCGGTTCTTTCCCAGATGCTTGATTTCTGCGGTGTTGAAAAAGAGCGGCTTCGGGCCAGATGGGTATCCTCAGCAGAAGCACCTGAATTTGTTGAGGAGATCAACCATTTTATTGATACCCTTAAGAAACTTGGACCGTCACCATTAAAGAAAAAGTCATCTAAAAATGTTGCTTAA
- a CDS encoding CoB--CoM heterodisulfide reductase iron-sulfur subunit A family protein: MGKNNQIHGSVMVVGSGIAGMQAALDLADSGYFVHLVEKAPSIGGVMAQLDKTFPTNDCAMUVISPKLVEVGRHLNIQLHTLSTVQDIQGEAGDFTVSIKKAPRYVDMDKCIACGECTKKCPGKTPDEFNEGLDKRKAIYVPYPQAVPLKYVIDPSKCLKILKDKCGTCAKVCPAGAINYDDKEENLTLSVGSVIMAAGFKPFDPSGLDNYQYSKFPNVVTSIEFERILSAGGPTHGHIECYPDKTEPKKIAWLQCVGSRDQNKCDNKYCSSVCCMYAVKEAMMAKDHIHGEFEASIFLMDMRTYGKDFEKYYERAKDDGVRFVRSRIHTITEDKNNGLVCTYVTEDGKNIEETFDMMVLSVGMETPHDLVQTVKDMGIELNANNFVVTSGFSPVETSRKGFYVCGALQEPKDIPLAVMEASAAACDAGTSLSPSRGSLTRTKEYPAEVDVISEDPRVGVFVCNCGTNIGGIVDVPAVAEYARTLPNVAFVEENMFTCSQDTQDKMKKVIEENHLNRIVVAACTPRTHEALFQETLKDSGLNKYLVEMANIRNQCSWVHSKEPELATAKSKDLVRIAVAKATLMRPLPQPSVGVVQKGLVIGGGVAGITAALGLARQGFFTTLVEKNDVLGGNALSLNHTWNGESITQNVRALISEVQEHPMIDVFTGTSVSATSGFIGNFSTTIATGEQEQVIEHGAIIVATGAKERKPTEYLYGEDDRVLTHLELDRKIATDDAFVKNMDTAVFIQCVGSREPERPYCSKVCCTHSVKSALAFKELNPDMEVYIIYRDIRTYGQREELYKEARDKGVIFIRYSHDKKPVVKTQDNEVLVRVKDHVLDLDLEISTDLVVLASAIVPEDNSALAQMFKLSLNDDNFFMEAHAKLRPVDFATDGIFLAGMAHYPKPIEESISQAKAAVSRATVVLSKETVTVDGVVSQVNEALCRGCCACEEACAFGAITVNEQENGVKIATVQQALCKGCGGCAAACPTGAASVFHYDNEVLAMVETALEQ, encoded by the coding sequence ATGGGAAAAAATAATCAAATTCACGGTTCGGTCATGGTAGTGGGTTCCGGTATTGCAGGAATGCAGGCTGCCCTTGATCTGGCGGATTCAGGGTATTTTGTTCATCTGGTTGAAAAAGCCCCTTCCATCGGCGGGGTCATGGCCCAGCTGGACAAGACATTTCCTACCAATGACTGTGCCATGTGAGTCATCTCACCTAAACTGGTCGAGGTCGGCCGGCACTTAAACATTCAGCTTCACACCCTTTCCACAGTTCAAGACATTCAAGGAGAGGCGGGTGATTTTACCGTGTCCATTAAAAAGGCTCCCAGGTATGTGGATATGGACAAATGCATAGCCTGTGGAGAATGTACAAAAAAATGCCCTGGAAAAACTCCGGATGAGTTTAATGAAGGGCTGGATAAGAGAAAGGCCATTTATGTGCCTTATCCCCAGGCAGTACCGTTAAAGTATGTCATTGATCCGTCAAAATGCTTGAAAATTCTCAAGGATAAATGCGGTACTTGTGCAAAAGTATGTCCTGCCGGTGCTATCAACTATGATGACAAGGAAGAGAACCTTACGCTGAGCGTGGGATCAGTTATTATGGCTGCCGGGTTCAAGCCTTTTGATCCTTCAGGGCTTGATAATTATCAATATTCAAAATTTCCCAATGTGGTTACCAGTATTGAGTTTGAAAGAATTTTGTCTGCTGGCGGGCCAACGCATGGCCACATTGAATGTTATCCTGACAAGACAGAGCCTAAAAAGATTGCCTGGCTGCAATGTGTGGGGTCAAGAGATCAGAACAAATGCGATAATAAATATTGTTCTTCTGTCTGCTGCATGTATGCGGTTAAAGAGGCCATGATGGCCAAGGATCACATTCACGGCGAGTTTGAGGCATCCATCTTTTTGATGGATATGAGAACCTATGGAAAAGATTTTGAAAAATATTATGAACGGGCAAAAGATGACGGGGTCAGGTTTGTCCGGTCAAGAATTCATACCATCACAGAAGATAAAAATAACGGTCTGGTATGTACATATGTAACCGAAGACGGAAAAAATATTGAAGAAACCTTTGACATGATGGTTTTGTCCGTGGGTATGGAAACACCACACGATCTTGTTCAAACCGTTAAAGATATGGGTATTGAACTCAATGCCAATAATTTTGTCGTCACATCGGGTTTCTCACCTGTTGAAACATCCCGTAAAGGGTTTTATGTGTGCGGCGCTCTTCAGGAACCCAAAGATATTCCCCTGGCTGTAATGGAAGCCAGTGCCGCAGCTTGTGATGCAGGAACCAGTTTGTCCCCTTCAAGGGGAAGCCTGACCCGGACCAAGGAATATCCGGCAGAGGTTGATGTTATAAGCGAAGATCCTAGAGTGGGTGTGTTTGTCTGCAATTGTGGAACAAACATCGGCGGGATCGTGGATGTGCCGGCTGTTGCCGAATATGCAAGGACCCTTCCCAATGTTGCCTTTGTTGAAGAGAACATGTTCACCTGTTCCCAGGATACTCAGGACAAGATGAAAAAGGTGATTGAAGAAAATCATTTGAACCGGATCGTGGTTGCCGCGTGTACTCCAAGAACCCATGAAGCGCTTTTCCAGGAAACTTTAAAGGATTCGGGCCTGAATAAATATCTGGTTGAAATGGCCAATATCCGAAATCAGTGTTCCTGGGTTCATTCAAAAGAGCCGGAGCTTGCCACGGCCAAATCAAAAGATCTTGTACGGATTGCCGTTGCAAAAGCAACGCTGATGAGACCCTTGCCCCAGCCGTCTGTTGGTGTCGTGCAAAAGGGATTGGTCATTGGTGGCGGTGTTGCAGGTATTACGGCAGCGCTTGGACTTGCCAGACAGGGTTTTTTCACCACTTTGGTTGAAAAAAATGATGTGCTGGGCGGCAATGCCCTTAGCCTGAATCATACCTGGAATGGTGAATCAATTACTCAAAATGTGAGAGCCCTGATCAGTGAAGTTCAGGAACATCCCATGATTGATGTGTTTACCGGGACAAGTGTGTCTGCAACTTCCGGTTTTATCGGTAATTTTTCGACCACTATTGCCACGGGTGAACAAGAACAGGTCATTGAGCATGGTGCGATTATTGTCGCCACCGGTGCAAAGGAAAGAAAACCCACAGAATACCTGTATGGTGAAGATGACAGGGTTTTGACCCACCTTGAGCTTGACAGGAAAATAGCAACGGATGATGCTTTTGTTAAGAACATGGATACGGCAGTTTTTATTCAATGTGTCGGATCAAGGGAGCCTGAACGGCCTTATTGTTCAAAGGTATGCTGTACGCATTCGGTAAAGTCCGCACTTGCATTCAAAGAGCTGAACCCGGATATGGAAGTGTATATCATTTACAGGGATATCAGAACTTACGGGCAAAGAGAAGAACTCTACAAGGAAGCCAGGGATAAAGGCGTGATTTTTATCCGGTATTCCCATGACAAAAAACCCGTGGTTAAAACACAGGATAATGAGGTTTTAGTACGGGTTAAAGATCATGTGCTTGACCTTGACCTGGAGATCAGTACCGATCTTGTGGTACTGGCATCCGCAATTGTTCCGGAAGATAATTCAGCGTTGGCCCAGATGTTCAAGCTGTCGTTAAATGATGACAACTTTTTCATGGAAGCTCATGCAAAGCTTCGTCCGGTGGATTTTGCCACGGATGGTATTTTCCTGGCAGGTATGGCCCATTATCCAAAACCGATTGAAGAGAGTATTTCCCAGGCAAAAGCTGCTGTTTCAAGGGCAACAGTTGTTCTGTCCAAAGAAACCGTCACGGTTGACGGTGTGGTATCCCAGGTGAATGAAGCTTTGTGCCGGGGCTGTTGTGCCTGCGAAGAAGCGTGTGCTTTCGGGGCCATTACGGTTAACGAGCAGGAAAACGGGGTGAAAATCGCCACGGTTCAGCAAGCTCTTTGCAAAGGATGTGGCGGATGTGCGGCAGCTTGCCCAACTGGTGCTGCAAGTGTTTTCCATTATGATAATGAAGTGCTGGCCATGGTTGAGACAGCACTTGAACAATAG